The genomic segment GTTCACCTGGCAAGAATTCTTAAACAGGGAGCAAACGTCCTGCTCCTGGATGAGCCTACCAATGACCTGGATGTTAATACAATGCGTGCCTTGGAAGAAGCTCTTGAAAATTTTGGGGGCTGTGCTGTGGTTATAAGCCATGACCGGTGGTTTCTTGACAGGATTGCAACCCATATACTTGGTTTTGAAGGCAACAGCAGTGTGGTCTGGTTTGAAGGTAATTATTCTGAATATGAAGCTGATAGAAAAGCAAGGCTGGGCAATGAAGCTGACCAGCCCAAGAGGATTAAATACAGGCAGCTGACACGGGCATAACATACTTTGTTTAAAGGATAATATATGATTTTTTGTAAAAATGCCAAAAAGCGGCTCCCGCGTCTGCAAAAAGACCAGTGGGAAAAACGGGTTGCAGAACCTGAAACTGTTATGAAAAAACTTAAACCAGGCATGAACATTTTTATTGGAACCGGTGTTGCAGAACCGCGTACCCTGGTAAAAACATTGATGAATTCAGATGCTCCCAACCTCAAAGACCTTGCCCTTGTCCAGCTTTTCAGTTTTGGGGATGCTATCTCTCTTGATGCTTTTCACAATCAAAAATTTCGGCTGAAAACCTTTTTTCCAGGATGGGTGGCAAGCGAGGCAATCCATCTTGGACAGGTTGATTTAATTCCCAGCAGGTTTGTCAGGATTCCCAGGCTTATTGCCTCACGTCATATTCCCATTGATGCGGTTTTTATCCAGGTTACACCGCCTAATGATGATGGTTATTGCAGTCTGGGGGTTTCCATAGATACTGCACGCCAGGCAATGGAAAAAGCAGAACTGATTGTGGGGGAAATCAATGAAAAGATTCCAATGACCTTTGGAGATACCATGGTTTCCATATCAGAATTTGATCTGCTGGTTAAAAGTAATGAAAATCCAATATATTTCAAGCGCTGGCCCCTTGATACTGTTTTTGAAAAAATTGCTGAAAACGTGGCTTCAGTTATTGAAGACGGCACCTGCCTGGCCTTTTCCATCGGCCCGCTTTTTGATGCAATGGCAAGGCATCTGGTGAATAAACGGGACCTGGGGATTCACTCTGCAATCTTTACTGATGCAGTTATGGACCTTATAAAAAGCGGGGCTGTAACAAACAGGAAAAAAGGAAACTGGCGGGGAAAATCTGTTACCAGTTATGCAATAGGAACCCCTGAGCTTTTAAAATGGCTTGACAGAAACCCCCTGGTGGAGTTCCAGGGTATAGACAAGGTATATGACCCAATGGAGATTTCCCGCAACCCCAGCTTCGTAATTGCCCTTCCTGCCAGGAAGGTTGATTTAACAGGCCATATAGCCCTTCATGCAGGCAAAGCCAATATAGCAACCAGTCCTGCTGAGGCCACTGATTTTTTTAACGGCGCTGAAATGTCCCCAGGAGGTGCAACTATCGTTGCCCTTCCTGCCAGGAACCTGAAACAATCACCTAATATACTGATTTCAGTTGAAAATTATCAAAATCAGTTCCCCCTTAAAGAATCTGTTGACATGATTATTACTGAATACGGGGTTGCCTATCTTAAAGGCAGGACAGTAAGGGAAAGAGCCCAGGCCATAATTGACATTGCACATCCTGACGACCGTAAAACATTGATAGAGCAGGCCAGAAAGCAGAATATAATCTACCAGGATCAAATATTTTTACCTGAATCAGCCCATCTTTATCCTTCTGAAATTGCAACCTGCCATACATTTAAGAACAGCCGGGAAGTAAGATTCAGGGCAATCAGACCCTCAGACGAAGAAGAAATGCGGAAACTGTTTTACAGGTTTTCAGATGAATCTGTTTACTATCGGTTTTTTTCCCCTATCCAGGTTATGCCCCATACCCAGATGCAGTCCTATGTAAATATTGATTACAGCCAGACCCTTTCAATTGTCGGCCTGGTGGACGAGCCTTCTCCAGGTCATATTATAGCCGAAGCCAGGTATGTTAAAGATATAAAACGCCCATATGCAGAAGCAGCCTTTATTGTAGATGAATCATTCCAGGGGCTTGGGATAGCAACCTGGCTTTATAACATGTTAATAAAGCTTGCAAAAGAACGTGGAATCCGGGGACTTACAGCCTCAGTCCTGTCTTCAAACAGGAAAATGCTCAAGGTTTTTGAAAAAGGCGGTTACCCGGTAAAAGCTGAATTAAATGAAGGGGTTTATGAGCTTACCATTCCCTTTACTGATTTGCAGTCAAATAATAATTAATCGGAGATTATCAATGAAACAAGCAAAAGACTATATTATTTTCCCCCTTGATCTTCCTTCTGTCAAACAGGCCGAAGAATATATCAGCCTGCTTTCAGGTCATGTGGGCATGTTCAAGGTTGGGCTGGAATTATTTATTCAGGCAGGGCCTGGTATTATAAATATTATAAAAAATGCCGGGGATACGGGAATATTTCTTGATCTCAAGCTTCACGATATACCCGAAACCGTATATCGGGCCATGAAAAGGATTGCAGAACTTGGTGTTGATTTTGCAACAGTTCATTGCAGTGAGAGCAGGAAAATGCTTGAAGCTGCTGTCAAAGGCGCTGACGGCAAAACAGGGGTTCTTGGAGTAACTGTTCTGACAAGCGTGTCAGCACATGATATTGAAACTGCCGGTTTTAAACAGGATTTTTATTCAGACATCCAGACCCTTGTAATGAAAAGAGCAGAAGCAGCAAAAGCAGCCGGATGCGCAGGCATTGTATGCTCCGGCCTTGAGGTTGAACCTGTAAAACAGAGATTCGGCAGAAACTTTGCAGCCATAACCCCTGGAATACGTCCTGGATGGGATATAAAAAAAGACGACCAGCAGCGCATAACTACCCCTGCACAGGCAGTACAGAAAGGAGCAGACTATATAGTAATCGGAAGGCCCATCAGGGATGCTGATGATCCTGTGAAAGCAGCGGTTAAGATTGCTGAAGAAATACAGGCTGTATTATGAAATCAACATGATTAAACAAAAAATATATTTAAATGCCAGCAGCTATTTTTAATATTTTTAATAGAATATCTAATCGCTCTTGCATTTTGTATTATCATATTTTAAAATAAGAATCATTTTTTTGATAATATTAAAAAATATGTGAACTTTAAAATTATAAAAGGAGGGCTTATGAAATTATGGAGTAAATTGTTTATTTTGACAGTATCATTGGTTTTGATGCTTAATTTTTCCGCGCTGGCAGCAGACAAGGGAAATTTCAGCACAAAACCAACAACAAATAACGGGAAGAAATGGAGGATTGGGTATTTTGAAGGTGGGGAATATAATGCTTATCAATATAACATGGTTGGAATAATCAACGGACTGATGAGTACAGGCTGGATAGAGCAGACTGCAATTCCGCCCCAGACCGGTGAACAGACCAAATATCTCTGGCAGTGGCTTGGGAATAATGCCAAAAGCCAGTATATCGAATTTGTTCAAGATGCCCATTACAGCGGTAACTGGAATGACGAAACTATAGGCAAAATAGTTTCTGATATTATTAACAGGCTTAATAATACAAAAGACATTGATCTTATGATTGCAGCAGGAACTAAAGCAGGTCTGGGCATTGCCAATGACAAGCATCATACATCTACAATTGTAATATCAACTACTGATCCTCTTTCTGCCGGAATTATTAAAAGCATTCAAGATTCAGGATATGATCATATTCACGCGCGTGTAGATCCCTACCGCCATGAACGGCAGATCAATATTTTCCATGATATTATTGGATTTAAAAAACTAGGAATGGCTTATCTGAATACAGACCAGGGCAGAAGCTTTGCATCATTTGACAGCGTTAAAAAAATATCTGAAAAACGGGATTTTGAAATTGTAAGCTGCTATACAACAGATGAAAGCCCTAATGTAAAAGACGATGAAGAAAGTGTAAAAAAATGCTTTCATGAATTGGGAAAAAAGGTTGACGCAATCTATGTAACAGCACAAAACGGGGTCAATCAAAACAGTATTCCAGAACTTGTTAAGATTGCTCATCAATATAAGATACCCACATTTTCCCAGACACATTCAGATGAGGTTAAGTATGGATTTTTAATGAGTGTTTCAAGCGCAAATTACAGCTATGTAGGAGAATTCTATGCAAAGACTATTGCAAAAATATTTAACGGTGCAAAACCCCGCCAGCTTGATCAGGTTTTTGAAGGCCCTCCTAAAATTGCCATTAACCTTAAAACCGCTGAAATTATTGGATATGATCCACCCGTAGATGTATTAAGTGCTGCTGATGAAATGTTCCAGGAAATTACTACGCCCAAAAAGGACTAGGATTTAAATTAAAAAAAAGCCCTGTCTGAAAATGACGGGGCTTTTTTATGGATATTTTATAACGATTTTCTCATGCAGCAGACGCAAGATGTCTCTTGCTATTTTTTCCTTCCATTCAAAATCATATAATTTATGGCCTCCAGCATCCTTAAATGTTTCAAAAAGACCTGCAATATGCGCTTCCATAACGCTCATATTAAGTACTTTTTCCATATCTCCTTTTGTTATTCCCCCGCTTCCTATTATTTCAAGCGTACCTGCCGGAATTAGAAATTTTTCTTTAAAAGGGCACATGAATGCTATCATGCCGTCCTGGTAAATATCTGTTCTCACATTCTCAACAATCAGGGAGCTTTCTTCGTCTCCTGTTTTTTTTAAAATGCCCGCTACTGCTTTTTTCATTTGGGCAAGATATTCGCCTTGAAAATCTCCGCCAATGCAGACAAGCCCCCTGGCAAACGAAAAAGTAAGAAAACATGTAAAGAGAGAAGGGATAATATTTTTTTCATATAACCCCTGCATAACTGAATCTGTATTATATGGCATTTTCCATATATTTCCACAGTCATCAGCACCCCAGAGAAAATCGCTCCCCCTGGAATCAGTTACAATATAAAGGGGAATACGTCTTCCAAGTTCATCTGCACCCCAAAAAAAGACAGTGCCTGTTTCATGCCTGAGTCTTTTACCTGTATTTACCATACTTACAAGGTTTTTCCTGTTCCAGCATCCTCTTACCCCGTCTAGCATATCAAGAAGATAATCCCTGACAGAAGCATCAAACAGAACCCTGCATGCAAGACTGCCAGGGTTTGTCAGGTCATTTTGTAGAAGAACTCTTACAATCTGCTCCATTTCTATATAAACAAGATCAGGAACCCGGATTTCGGCTGAAAACATACGCTGCCAGAGGAGGTTATTTATAATAACTGACTGTTTTGAATACGAATCCTGGTTAATAACGGGCTGGCTGCAATAATCCTCATCTAAAACAGTATTTATGATGTTTAAGGCATTCTGGGAAATCTTCTTTTCTCTAAATATTTTATTAATCCTGTTTTTTAAATTATCTATCATCTTAATATTAAATGGCGAGGCACAGCTTACCATAGTCCCAATATTCTTTTTTGGAAAAACAGGCAGCTTTAAAGGCATTTCATTCAAAGAATCATAGCTGGCAGCATAAAGAAGTAAGCCTCTGGGATAGGTGGCATTATTTAAAGGCACGTTGCCGCCTGAAAAGACAGGAATTGAGGAAATTGCTGCACTGTCTGTAAAAGCAGCAGTCCCATAAATAAGATTTCCCTGAACGGAATTGGCAAAATAATCAATGCCGTGATGAGTAGTGGTAAGCACTACAGGAAACCTTGAAATATCATTTACTACCCTTTTTGCTGTTGATTCACCAAGAAGAGGCTTTACGTATTGAAAAACAGCCTGATTAAGATCATCTCTTGATTGAAGAGCTGGCTGGGGAGAAACAGTAAAATTATTGATATAATCCAAAAGAGAGATATTACCGTATTTCTCAATTATTCTTTTGACAACAGGCAGATTATCACAAACATGTCTCAAATATTTTTCAACATCTGTATTATTGTTTTCAAACCAATTGTTTTGAGTCAATGATATATTCTCCTTTTTTAATTATCTCACCAGCACAAAAATAAGTGTCATAATAAGATAAACTGTTCCTGCTATGGCAATTCCCTGATCAGAACCTAAGGTAATAAACAGCCATCCGAATAAAATAGGGCCGCTGACCTGCCCCAGCCTTAAAACAGAATTTAAAATTCCCATAGCCTTGCCCCCTCCTAGTTTTTGTGAAATTTCAAAATCCAGAACATAGGCATTGCGGAGCGGGATAAAACACGCTGAAATCCCCAGCAGAAAAATAGATATGACAACAGCAGTCATTCCTGACGTATTCTTAAAAAAGTAAAAATTGGCAATGCAAAGACTTCCAATAAAACTGCCAATAATTATATATAGTTTTTTGTTTTTTGAATTACCTACATATTTGGAAATAAGGGGAGCAATATACATTAAGCAAATGCCGTATATCATAAAGATTCTTCCTATGTTTGATTGAGATGTTCCTATGCTTTTCAGATAAATAGGGCTGTAATAATTTAAAAAACCGACCAGCATAATATACCAGGGAAGACCGTAAAAGAAAATCAACATAAAAATTGGTTTATTAAAAAGAAATTGTAAAATATATTTAAATTTAAAAGGAGCCTGGGTTTGGGGCTGGCCTGGATCTGCTAAAACAGGTTTTTGCATGGCATCCCGCATAATTAAAAAGGTATAAAGAATTAAAAAAAACAGAATTCCTCCTCCAACAAAAAAGACTGGCTGATATCCAATACGATCTGCTAACATGCCCCCGGCAACACCCCCGCAAATACTGCCTGAATATATTCCAGCAGAAAGCTGTGCCATTCCCTGGGCTTTGTTCTTTGAATCTGTGTGGGCAATAATAAATCCCTGGGATGCCATTAAGGAAAGTCCATAGCCCATGCCCACAAGTCCTAATGAAAAGATAAACTGCATGGCATTTGGTGCCAGCCAGGCATAAATAAATCCAGACCCTGAAAGGAAAAGCCCTATTAAAAAAGGTTCGTGCCAGCCTCTTTTGTCACACCATGCTCCTGAAATTAAAAGTGAAATTGATGTAAAAAACATCTGCATTGAAATAGGAAGTCCCATAACAATATCTTTTGAAAGGCCAAAAATCGGATGATCCGGATTATAAAGGTTTGCCATATGAAGGGGCAGGAATGAAATGCAAATATCAATCCCAAATATAAAAATAAAAGCTATAGGCCGGATGGATAAAAAATTTATAGTATTTTTTTTCAGGTTAAGAGATGAAACACTGATCTTTTTCTCTAATAACTGCATTTCCAGGATTAAGAGTTCCACAAAAAAGAAGATGGAGATCACAAGTACGGTGATTGAATCTAAGGAAATTTCTTTTAATTTATTAAATAAATAATTTTTTGAAATATTTGTAGATATAAACCCATTGCTGTCTGTAGAAATATATCCCTCAACCTTATTATTTTTTATCAATTCAAGGCGTAAATGATATTTAGGATCAAAATTTTCCTGGATGTTTTTTAAATCTTTCAGATGATTTTCTTTGTCATTATTTTCAGCAAAATTGTTTTTACCTTTTTTTTCAGCCGCATAAAGTGGATTTCCTTGTTTATCTGCTACCACAATACTATCCAGTTCAGGTGACACTGAAATTATTTCGTCAAGCATTTCATCCATCTTAAACAGTTTTTCAATACTGATCCCTTTATTAAGCAGATATTCAATATCTTCTTTCAGTATTCTTGATAAAACCATGTTCTTTTCCTTGCTGATTTCAAGATAATAATCTTTAAAATCATTGGTATTTAACCCGGTAAAAACAATCTGGGAAAAGACAATGACTGAAAACAGTACAGCCGATATTTTAAATTTTGGGATTTTTTTGGCATTTGACGCAGTTGAAATGATAAAATGCAAAAGAAAAATCAAAAGTAATGCCCCGCACAAAAGAATAATACCTATGATTTTAATATTTCTTATCATTATGGAATTCAAAAGACCTTTTACCTGCGTTTCGCTGAAAGCAACAACAGCAGTTGCAACCCATTTTTTTTCCCATCCTCCTACAACAGGCAAAGAGTGAATGTAATAATTTTCATGTTTAACATAATGGGCTATTGCAGATTTTTTTTCATCAGGATCTTCAGCCAGGACTTTTTCAGGCAGTTGTTTATTGATTAATTTTTCATTGGTGCTGTATAAAATATACCCGTCAGGTTTTGATATGGATATGATAATATCCTTTTCTGATACAGTTTCCCAGTCATCTGACTTTACTATATGACTGTCTTTTATATCTGTTTTTTTTATCAGATTCTGCTGGGTTTCTTCCAGTAGTTTGTCCATGCCTATAAAGTTTTCCAGGCTTTTTCCAAATCGCAGGGAATTTTCCAGGTTCCTTTTTAAATCTTTTGCAATCACACTATATTTGGAAACAATTGCCTCAATATATAATTTTTCTAAAGACGCAGAGGTCAGCAGGGCATTGAAACCAAGTGCAAGAATCAGCATAATCAATGAACCGAAAATCAGGCGTATTTTAGCTTTTCCCATTTTATGACGTGACTGGAAATCTTCAGTACCGTCTCCAGTAGATGGAGAAACCGGGAAAATTCTAAACTTATTTTTACATTTCAAACAGGTAATATCTGCACCCTTTTCCGGGATTATAATTTTGCTGTCAATTTCAAATGAAGCCTGACATTTTTTACATGTAATAATCATATCCTGATTTATCCTTTTAATGAGATGTAGCTCTTTTCCAATTCTGGATTATCGGATGTCATAACCTTTGCCAGGGCCTTATAGGTCATGGAAAATTTGACAGTATGGCCCACAGACAAGTCTTTTTCAAAATCTGTTAAATCAATTACCATGTAATCCTGGCTTGAACCGATGATTTTTATGCCGGATTGAATAGGGATTAATTCTGTGCATGGTGCGGTTGCATATCCAATATCAATAACAGCCTGCCGCCGGATATCTTCTTGTTTTAAATGATCAGGATCTGGGTATGGGCTGCCCTTGAAATAATTTTTGGATTTAATATACTTTTTTTTTATTTCAATAATCTCACTTTCTAAAATAAAAGTATCTTGACAAAGTTCTTGGATGGGACAATTGAGACCAGGGTCTTTGCCTAAAAATATTGCTTCCCCGATCCTGATCTGATTAATCTGTTCAGGAATCTTATTTGCTTTCAGCAGGGGCCAAAGCGATGATCCACCTATGGAAAGTATCTTTGGATGAAAATCAACAGTTTCAGCAATGTGATTAATAAACCTTACAAATGAGTCAACCCTGCCTGCATCAGGAGATAGTTCCGTAAAACACCCGAAATTGGCACTGAATCCTGCAATATTAATATTTTTTATTTTCATGGCTTGATTCATAAATAGAATCATTTGTTCAGGAGGAACACCTTCCCGCATATCCC from the Desulfonema limicola genome contains:
- a CDS encoding bifunctional acetyl-CoA hydrolase/transferase family protein/GNAT family N-acetyltransferase; the encoded protein is MIFCKNAKKRLPRLQKDQWEKRVAEPETVMKKLKPGMNIFIGTGVAEPRTLVKTLMNSDAPNLKDLALVQLFSFGDAISLDAFHNQKFRLKTFFPGWVASEAIHLGQVDLIPSRFVRIPRLIASRHIPIDAVFIQVTPPNDDGYCSLGVSIDTARQAMEKAELIVGEINEKIPMTFGDTMVSISEFDLLVKSNENPIYFKRWPLDTVFEKIAENVASVIEDGTCLAFSIGPLFDAMARHLVNKRDLGIHSAIFTDAVMDLIKSGAVTNRKKGNWRGKSVTSYAIGTPELLKWLDRNPLVEFQGIDKVYDPMEISRNPSFVIALPARKVDLTGHIALHAGKANIATSPAEATDFFNGAEMSPGGATIVALPARNLKQSPNILISVENYQNQFPLKESVDMIITEYGVAYLKGRTVRERAQAIIDIAHPDDRKTLIEQARKQNIIYQDQIFLPESAHLYPSEIATCHTFKNSREVRFRAIRPSDEEEMRKLFYRFSDESVYYRFFSPIQVMPHTQMQSYVNIDYSQTLSIVGLVDEPSPGHIIAEARYVKDIKRPYAEAAFIVDESFQGLGIATWLYNMLIKLAKERGIRGLTASVLSSNRKMLKVFEKGGYPVKAELNEGVYELTIPFTDLQSNNN
- the pyrF gene encoding orotidine-5'-phosphate decarboxylase — protein: MKQAKDYIIFPLDLPSVKQAEEYISLLSGHVGMFKVGLELFIQAGPGIINIIKNAGDTGIFLDLKLHDIPETVYRAMKRIAELGVDFATVHCSESRKMLEAAVKGADGKTGVLGVTVLTSVSAHDIETAGFKQDFYSDIQTLVMKRAEAAKAAGCAGIVCSGLEVEPVKQRFGRNFAAITPGIRPGWDIKKDDQQRITTPAQAVQKGADYIVIGRPIRDADDPVKAAVKIAEEIQAVL
- a CDS encoding ABC transporter substrate binding protein; this encodes MKLWSKLFILTVSLVLMLNFSALAADKGNFSTKPTTNNGKKWRIGYFEGGEYNAYQYNMVGIINGLMSTGWIEQTAIPPQTGEQTKYLWQWLGNNAKSQYIEFVQDAHYSGNWNDETIGKIVSDIINRLNNTKDIDLMIAAGTKAGLGIANDKHHTSTIVISTTDPLSAGIIKSIQDSGYDHIHARVDPYRHERQINIFHDIIGFKKLGMAYLNTDQGRSFASFDSVKKISEKRDFEIVSCYTTDESPNVKDDEESVKKCFHELGKKVDAIYVTAQNGVNQNSIPELVKIAHQYKIPTFSQTHSDEVKYGFLMSVSSANYSYVGEFYAKTIAKIFNGAKPRQLDQVFEGPPKIAINLKTAEIIGYDPPVDVLSAADEMFQEITTPKKD
- a CDS encoding MFS transporter, with protein sequence MIITCKKCQASFEIDSKIIIPEKGADITCLKCKNKFRIFPVSPSTGDGTEDFQSRHKMGKAKIRLIFGSLIMLILALGFNALLTSASLEKLYIEAIVSKYSVIAKDLKRNLENSLRFGKSLENFIGMDKLLEETQQNLIKKTDIKDSHIVKSDDWETVSEKDIIISISKPDGYILYSTNEKLINKQLPEKVLAEDPDEKKSAIAHYVKHENYYIHSLPVVGGWEKKWVATAVVAFSETQVKGLLNSIMIRNIKIIGIILLCGALLLIFLLHFIISTASNAKKIPKFKISAVLFSVIVFSQIVFTGLNTNDFKDYYLEISKEKNMVLSRILKEDIEYLLNKGISIEKLFKMDEMLDEIISVSPELDSIVVADKQGNPLYAAEKKGKNNFAENNDKENHLKDLKNIQENFDPKYHLRLELIKNNKVEGYISTDSNGFISTNISKNYLFNKLKEISLDSITVLVISIFFFVELLILEMQLLEKKISVSSLNLKKNTINFLSIRPIAFIFIFGIDICISFLPLHMANLYNPDHPIFGLSKDIVMGLPISMQMFFTSISLLISGAWCDKRGWHEPFLIGLFLSGSGFIYAWLAPNAMQFIFSLGLVGMGYGLSLMASQGFIIAHTDSKNKAQGMAQLSAGIYSGSICGGVAGGMLADRIGYQPVFFVGGGILFFLILYTFLIMRDAMQKPVLADPGQPQTQAPFKFKYILQFLFNKPIFMLIFFYGLPWYIMLVGFLNYYSPIYLKSIGTSQSNIGRIFMIYGICLMYIAPLISKYVGNSKNKKLYIIIGSFIGSLCIANFYFFKNTSGMTAVVISIFLLGISACFIPLRNAYVLDFEISQKLGGGKAMGILNSVLRLGQVSGPILFGWLFITLGSDQGIAIAGTVYLIMTLIFVLVR
- a CDS encoding alanine racemase, giving the protein MARIFVHLDNIVKNLKIAKTMCKECGAELIVVTKCCGSDSVILNHLIENGADMIAESHPGNYKNINDSITKTCLLTRLSALKEKIPCDYLFISELEILKKLSNSPFSKIYQVIIPVEVGDMREGVPPEQMILFMNQAMKIKNINIAGFSANFGCFTELSPDAGRVDSFVRFINHIAETVDFHPKILSIGGSSLWPLLKANKIPEQINQIRIGEAIFLGKDPGLNCPIQELCQDTFILESEIIEIKKKYIKSKNYFKGSPYPDPDHLKQEDIRRQAVIDIGYATAPCTELIPIQSGIKIIGSSQDYMVIDLTDFEKDLSVGHTVKFSMTYKALAKVMTSDNPELEKSYISLKG